The stretch of DNA CAACATCTCCTAACTATTTTTTGTTTTTGCTAACTTAATTTAAAGTTTCTATAAAACCAGCTCCTTGAATGAAACAAAAAAGAGACCTCCAAAAAAGGAAGTCTCCAGTCGTCTGGTCAACTTAAGTTAGTAATTTTTTTTACCCAATGTATTGATTCTATCTCGCTATGCGGATGTTGATCCCCAATAAAATTTCTGAATTCATTTTCTAAGTCTGTTAAAGATAGTTCAAAAAGATGCTGTTCATCTTTTTTATAAACACCAAAGGCAATGAGTTTGTTGATTAATTCCCAACGTCGATTTTCCACAGCTTGGCGAAGAATCTTTCCCATTTTCAACTCTCCTTTATGATTAGCATAAAAAAGGAATAAAAAAAGCTCCTCTCTTTTGCATATTAAGCAAAATTTAGAGGAGCCATTGGTTGACCAATAGGCTTACTATTAAACTATTCCTTTTCTTACATTACCAACTTGTTTACTTGGAATTAAAACTATAGTCTAAAATATACTTTGGAACCCAATTCTTGTCAATAACTATTTTAAATTTTTTGACTTTATTATAATTCCAACTTGACACATCGGAATTATAGGTATATCGTAAAGATACTTAATTAATAATAATTCGCCGATTTGACAGCAAAAGGCACCTCTCAATAATCAGGAGGTGTTTTTTTTAATACTAACTTCTATTAATGATATAGGAAGGAGTTTTACTAATGATTGAACAACACAATGTGTTACCAGGCGCCGGATCTTTTTTCTTGAAAGGAAATGAAATTGGGATTTTAATTTCGCACGGTTTTGTTGGAACGCCACAGAGTGTCAGTTTCCTAGGTGAATACCTTGCATCTGAAGGTTTCACAGTTTATGGAGTTAGATTAAGTGGTCATGGTACACATTATGAGGATATGGAAAAGTGCAATTATCAGGATTGGATAAAAAGTATAGAAGATGGGTTCAATTTTTTACAACAACATTGCCGTGATATCTTTGTAATTGGACAGTCGATGGGAGGTACTTTAACACTAAATATTTCCCAAAAGTATAAGAATATTAAAGGAATCATGTTAATAAATGCAGCAATCAACTCC from Neobacillus sp. CF12 encodes:
- a CDS encoding Fur-regulated basic protein FbpA, whose protein sequence is MGKILRQAVENRRWELINKLIAFGVYKKDEQHLFELSLTDLENEFRNFIGDQHPHSEIESIHWVKKITNLS